A single window of Cytobacillus dafuensis DNA harbors:
- a CDS encoding PAS domain-containing sensor histidine kinase — protein MLDKINVENPQLFIHAFENAGIGMAIISLDGKLLKVNQSLCTSFGYTAEEVLHLSMKDLLHPDDLAIDKLIIQELTEGKRKSYQMERRYIHKDNHEIWAIMNVSLVRDENDQPRFYISQIQDISVQLRTVAKLRESEERYHRLVEESPDGVIILKEERCVFINKTGVELLGLSSKKDIIGRTIFDFIHKKDHKAYKKRDFCRESVGPLEKRFIRMDGKIITVELKAIPTTFRDEPAVHVNIRDISASKKAQELMINSEKLTIAGQLAAGIAHEVRNPLTAIKGFFQMMEKDVTENKLYFDVIGSEINRIEVILNELLLLAKPQEAKFEFKNIEVILNHVLTLLESQTNLNNIQIIKNIEPSIPLIKCDENQLKQVFINFLKNSIEAMPRGGMIHIDVLKQSPTSILIRIVDQGSGIPEHLLNRIGEPFFTTKEKGTGLGLMICKNIIEEHKGKIKIESSPSGTRIEIHFPTS, from the coding sequence ATGTTGGATAAGATTAATGTAGAGAATCCACAATTATTCATCCATGCTTTTGAAAACGCCGGAATCGGAATGGCGATAATATCACTTGATGGAAAACTATTAAAAGTAAATCAGTCTCTATGTACTAGTTTCGGCTATACAGCGGAAGAGGTACTGCATTTATCGATGAAAGATCTTTTGCATCCCGACGATTTAGCTATTGATAAACTTATTATTCAAGAATTGACAGAAGGAAAAAGAAAATCATATCAAATGGAAAGACGTTATATCCATAAAGACAACCATGAAATCTGGGCAATTATGAATGTTTCGTTAGTAAGGGATGAGAATGATCAACCTCGTTTCTATATAAGTCAAATCCAAGATATTTCGGTTCAGTTACGTACTGTGGCAAAGCTGCGAGAAAGTGAGGAAAGGTATCATCGTTTAGTTGAAGAATCCCCAGATGGAGTTATTATACTAAAAGAAGAAAGATGTGTTTTTATTAATAAGACAGGGGTTGAACTTCTTGGTCTGAGCAGTAAAAAGGACATTATCGGAAGAACCATTTTTGATTTCATACATAAGAAGGATCACAAGGCGTATAAAAAAAGAGATTTTTGCAGAGAATCGGTAGGTCCTTTAGAAAAAAGGTTTATACGTATGGATGGAAAGATTATCACTGTTGAACTAAAAGCAATTCCAACCACTTTCCGGGATGAGCCTGCTGTACATGTAAACATTAGAGATATTAGTGCGAGTAAGAAAGCACAGGAGCTTATGATCAATTCAGAAAAGCTGACGATTGCAGGGCAATTAGCTGCTGGGATAGCACATGAAGTTAGAAATCCTTTAACTGCCATCAAAGGCTTTTTTCAAATGATGGAGAAGGACGTAACGGAAAATAAACTGTACTTCGATGTGATTGGCTCTGAAATTAATCGAATTGAAGTCATTCTGAATGAATTATTATTACTTGCCAAACCGCAAGAAGCGAAATTTGAATTCAAAAACATAGAAGTAATTTTAAATCATGTCCTTACATTATTGGAATCCCAAACAAATTTGAATAATATCCAAATCATTAAAAATATTGAACCTAGCATCCCACTTATTAAATGTGATGAAAACCAATTAAAGCAAGTATTTATAAATTTCCTAAAGAATTCAATTGAAGCGATGCCTCGGGGCGGCATGATCCATATTGATGTGCTCAAGCAGTCTCCCACGTCCATTCTAATTCGAATTGTGGATCAAGGTTCAGGTATTCCAGAGCATTTATTAAATCGCATAGGCGAACCTTTTTTTACAACAAAGGAAAAAGGGACTGGCTTAGGGTTAATGATTTGTAAAAATATTATTGAAGAGCATAAAGGGAAGATTAAAATTGAGAGTTCTCCTAGCGGAACTCGCATCGAAATCCATTTCCCAACTTCATAA
- a CDS encoding PRK06851 family protein — MAGKILNYYGGGNTARGFYSLFESNLQGLERLFILKGGPGTGKSSLMKSIGSEWADKGYDLEYIHCSSDNNSIDGVIIPALKVGIVDGTAPHVIEPKAPGAIEEYVNLGEAWDSKALAVRKEEIENLTEQVSQSFETAYNKLSEALKIHDKWENIYFDNMDFAKADQLTNQLIQSFFGNMCLNKQSNVKHRFLGAATPKGAVDFVPNLTEGLPKRYFIKGRAGTGKSTLLKKIAAEAEKRGFDIEIYHCGFDPHSLDMLILRELGFAIFDSTSPHEYFPDRAGDEIIDMYEILVTPGTDEIFAEQIKEVSQQYKGKMKESISHLAHAKTLRDELEDIYIHAMDFAIVDSLRNSIRSEILQKAAEGSK, encoded by the coding sequence GTGGCTGGAAAAATATTAAATTACTATGGCGGAGGAAATACAGCACGTGGTTTTTACAGCTTATTCGAGTCAAACCTGCAAGGGCTCGAACGGTTATTCATTTTAAAGGGCGGTCCTGGAACGGGAAAATCATCGCTAATGAAGTCAATCGGTTCAGAATGGGCAGATAAAGGGTACGATCTTGAGTACATTCATTGTTCTTCAGATAATAACTCAATAGACGGGGTAATCATCCCTGCGCTCAAGGTAGGGATTGTAGATGGAACAGCTCCTCATGTCATTGAACCGAAGGCACCTGGAGCGATTGAGGAATATGTCAATCTTGGAGAAGCTTGGGATTCAAAAGCGCTAGCAGTGAGAAAAGAAGAAATTGAGAATCTTACCGAGCAGGTCAGTCAATCCTTTGAAACTGCTTATAATAAATTGAGTGAAGCACTAAAAATACATGACAAATGGGAAAACATATACTTTGACAATATGGATTTTGCAAAAGCCGATCAGCTGACGAACCAGCTCATTCAATCTTTTTTCGGTAATATGTGTTTAAATAAGCAATCGAATGTGAAGCACCGTTTTTTAGGAGCAGCAACACCAAAGGGTGCAGTGGACTTTGTTCCGAATCTTACAGAGGGGCTTCCGAAACGGTATTTTATTAAAGGCCGTGCGGGCACTGGGAAATCTACTTTGCTAAAGAAAATAGCTGCAGAGGCGGAGAAACGAGGCTTTGATATTGAAATTTATCATTGTGGATTTGATCCTCATAGTCTGGATATGCTGATTCTTCGTGAGCTTGGTTTTGCGATCTTTGATAGCACGAGCCCTCATGAATATTTTCCAGACCGAGCAGGAGATGAAATTATTGATATGTATGAAATTCTAGTCACGCCTGGTACAGATGAAATTTTTGCTGAACAAATAAAGGAAGTTAGCCAGCAATATAAAGGAAAAATGAAAGAATCTATCTCTCATTTAGCTCATGCTAAAACGCTGCGGGATGAATTAGAAGATATATATATTCATGCAATGGATTTTGCGATCGTTGATAGTTTGAGAAATAGCATTCGCTCGGAAATTTTACAAAAGGCTGCTGAAGGATCTAAGTGA
- a CDS encoding PaaI family thioesterase — protein MEGKIQNAVQDYYPDDFAWCYGCGRQNESGHHFRTVWLGEQTVTIYTPKQEHTAIPGFVYGGLIASLIDCHGTGSAALALHRKNGHEIGDGTEPARFVTASLKVDFVKPTPLGVPLKAVGTVQEIHPKKWKVDVEVFVNDDVCARGEVVAVVMPSTFVKKD, from the coding sequence ATGGAAGGGAAAATCCAGAATGCAGTTCAAGATTATTATCCAGATGATTTTGCATGGTGCTATGGGTGTGGGCGCCAAAATGAGAGTGGTCATCATTTCAGAACAGTATGGCTTGGGGAGCAGACGGTAACCATTTATACACCGAAACAGGAGCATACTGCAATTCCGGGTTTTGTCTACGGCGGCTTAATTGCCTCGCTAATTGATTGTCATGGGACTGGATCAGCAGCATTAGCCTTGCACCGTAAAAATGGTCATGAGATTGGGGATGGGACAGAGCCAGCGCGGTTTGTGACAGCTTCATTAAAAGTAGACTTCGTTAAACCAACCCCACTCGGTGTGCCGTTAAAAGCGGTTGGAACGGTTCAAGAAATTCATCCGAAAAAGTGGAAAGTAGACGTTGAGGTATTTGTGAACGACGACGTTTGCGCACGTGGTGAGGTTGTTGCAGTCGTGATGCCAAGTACATTTGTGAAAAAGGATTAA
- the ybaK gene encoding Cys-tRNA(Pro) deacylase, whose protein sequence is MAQGKTNAMRILDAKKVKYELMTYDNKDGKIDGVSVAQKINKDPKAVFKTLVAHGTSKQLFVFIIPVEEELDLKKAAKAAGEKKIEMIPVKDIQKHTGYIRGGCSPIGMKKQYPSFIATQASELGEIIVSGGKIGVQIEIATEDLIQVIQAKLEDICKD, encoded by the coding sequence ATGGCTCAAGGGAAAACAAATGCAATGCGTATTCTTGACGCAAAAAAAGTAAAATACGAATTGATGACTTATGATAATAAAGATGGGAAAATTGATGGCGTTTCAGTCGCGCAAAAAATCAATAAAGATCCAAAGGCGGTTTTTAAAACACTTGTTGCTCATGGAACGAGCAAGCAATTATTTGTATTCATCATTCCGGTCGAAGAAGAACTCGATTTAAAGAAGGCTGCAAAAGCGGCAGGCGAAAAGAAGATTGAAATGATTCCGGTCAAGGACATCCAAAAGCATACGGGTTATATCCGCGGCGGCTGCTCACCAATCGGCATGAAAAAGCAATATCCAAGTTTTATTGCTACACAAGCCTCTGAGCTTGGGGAAATAATTGTCAGCGGCGGTAAAATAGGTGTTCAAATTGAAATAGCTACTGAAGATCTGATTCAAGTCATACAAGCTAAATTAGAAGATATTTGTAAAGATTAG